In Thalassococcus sp. S3, the sequence AGGTTTCAAAATTTTATCAATTGGTAAATTTTGGACTGCGCGCAAAATTGCGGCGCTTGTCGAGAGTTGCCCGCGTTTTAGGCACGGCATGCGATGACCAACACCGATAAGCGCGCCAGAAACGAGACCAAGGGCCGTGTCAGGCAGAGGATGGAGCATGTCAGCATCGCACAACCTGCAATGAGAGAACGAAGGCTGGCTGGAAGGCCACGACCTGACCGACCGACCCGCCGCCGGAGCCGCTTGAAAATCCAGGCGTCATCGGGCAGCGTTCGCCCGGCTTACGAAGGGACAGAAGACATGGCCGCCACACCGTCCGACACGGCATTTCTGACCACGAAAGAGGTGGCGACCCTGCTGCGTGTTCGTGAGCGCAAGGTTTACGACATGGCCGCTGCCGGCGAGATCCCGCATCGCCGGATCACGGGCAAGCTTCTATTCCCGAAATCCGACATCGACCTGTGGCTTGACGGCGGACAGATCGCCGCGGAGCGGCCCGCCATCCTGGCCGGATCGCATGACCCCCTGCTGGATTGGGCCGTGCGGGAAGCGGGGACAGGACTTGCCACGCTGTTTGACGGCAGCGGCAGCGGTCTTGACTGTTTCACACGCGGCGAAGCGGCGCTTTGCGGTCTGCATATCCCTGATGAGGACGGCTGGAACGTGGCCACCCTGGCCAAAGGCAGTCTGAAAGACGCCGTATTGATCGGCTGGGCAACACGGCGGCAAGGACTGATCGTGGCGCCGGAGAACGAAAAAACATTCCGGAGGATCGAGGATCTTTCCGGCGCCCGCTTTGCCCTGCGTCAGCCCGGTGCCGGGGCACGAGCGCTTTTCGACCGGCTGGCAGAGGCGGCAGGACTGACCGATGCCGTCTTTTCGGACCCACCGGCCCGCACTGAAACAGATGCCGCGATGATGGTTGCAAACGGCGAGGCGGATGCCGCCCTTGGCCTGCAGGCGGCGGCCCGTCAGTACCGCCTGAGTTTCGTGCCGTTGATAGAGGAGCGTTTCGATCTTCTGATCGACCGGAGATCCTACTTCCTGCCTCCGGTCCAAGCCCTGTTGCGATTTGCCGCGACGGATATCTTTACAGCCAAGGCCAAGGCGCTCGGCGGGTATGATATCGCCGGGCTTGGCGAGGTGCGCTGGGTCTCGGCCTGATCACCGCGCCGCGTTGGGAAAGAAGAGCTGCTGCCCCTCGACCTTGTAGGCCGCGATCGCGCCCTGCCCGGCCTCTGACAGGATCCAGTCCACGAAGTCCTGACCCATATCCGCTTTGACATGCGGGTGCCGCTCGGGATTGACGAGAATGATGCCATATTGATTGAAGAGCCGAGGGTCACCTTCGACCATGATGCCATGCGCGCCCTTGTTTCCAAACGCGATCCATGTGGCGCGGTCGGTCATCGTGTAGGCCCCCATCCCGATCGCGGTGTTGAGCGTTGCGCCCATCCCCAACCCCGTCTCGCGGTACCATTGGCCCGAGGCCGCCGTGACATCGGCGTCCGTTTCAGCCCAAAGGGCAAGTTCGGCCTTGTGTGTTCCGGAATCGTCACCGCGCGAGGCAAAGGGCGCCTCCGCAGCCGCGATGGCGCCCAGCGCATCGACCACATCGCGCGCGCCGGCAATGCCGGCGGGATCGGCGGGCGGGCCAACGATCACAAAGTCATTATACATGACATCTGCACGCGATACGCCGTGCCCCTCCTCGACAAAACGCTCCTCGGCCGCGCGGGCATGGACGAACAGAACGTCCCCATCCCCGTTTTCGGCATTGCGCAAGGCTTGGCCGGTGCCCACGGCCACCACACGCACCTCGATCCCTGTCTCTTCGAAGAATTGGGGCAGGATCGCGTCGAAGAGACCGGAATTCTGAGTTGATGTGGTCGATTGAACCACGATGAAACTTTCATCGGCCTGAACGGAAAATCCACCCAGCAAAAGTGCGGTACAGGCGGCGATAAAGTGGCGTTTCAACATCGTCGGTTCCTTTCATCGTGGCCCGGGCGGCAGATCGGCGAGGTAAAGCTCCCCTTTCAGCCACGCCCGGGTGGCGGGCGCATTCGGAGCGTTCAGCACCTGCGTTGCGGGGCCCGTCTCCGCAACGTGACCGCCCTGAACGAAAATCACATCATCGGCCAACCGCCGGGCCTGGCCCTGATCGTGGGT encodes:
- a CDS encoding substrate-binding domain-containing protein, whose translation is MLKRHFIAACTALLLGGFSVQADESFIVVQSTTSTQNSGLFDAILPQFFEETGIEVRVVAVGTGQALRNAENGDGDVLFVHARAAEERFVEEGHGVSRADVMYNDFVIVGPPADPAGIAGARDVVDALGAIAAAEAPFASRGDDSGTHKAELALWAETDADVTAASGQWYRETGLGMGATLNTAIGMGAYTMTDRATWIAFGNKGAHGIMVEGDPRLFNQYGIILVNPERHPHVKADMGQDFVDWILSEAGQGAIAAYKVEGQQLFFPNAAR
- a CDS encoding helix-turn-helix transcriptional regulator, encoding MAATPSDTAFLTTKEVATLLRVRERKVYDMAAAGEIPHRRITGKLLFPKSDIDLWLDGGQIAAERPAILAGSHDPLLDWAVREAGTGLATLFDGSGSGLDCFTRGEAALCGLHIPDEDGWNVATLAKGSLKDAVLIGWATRRQGLIVAPENEKTFRRIEDLSGARFALRQPGAGARALFDRLAEAAGLTDAVFSDPPARTETDAAMMVANGEADAALGLQAAARQYRLSFVPLIEERFDLLIDRRSYFLPPVQALLRFAATDIFTAKAKALGGYDIAGLGEVRWVSA